The nucleotide window GGGCTATGTCTAATGAGAAGTATCCTGCTTTTGCCACAAAATTAAACCAACCAAAAAAGCCCCTCATGAAAGTGCTCTAGGTCTTGGCCTTAAAAGACGTTGAAGTAGGCAGTTCATTGGTGGTCTAAATGTTCTTTTGGTATCCTGTTAGCTCTCGAGTCTAGTTTGTCTTCAGAGCTTCATGGCAACACTGAGAGAGCATTATaataaattttaccaattttagtTTCTTCCAGATGAAAACATTAAAGTTAACAGTAGCTGAAAACATCTTTTCGTTTTCTAGGCTTTCAAAGCATTGATGTTTACCACTTTTAGTTTCTTCCAGGGCGAAAACGTTGAATGTAAAGTAGTTTTGATTTACTTGTGGAAAgcatcttttgtttttctagACTTCTAAAACATAAATGACCCTCCAAATCTCAATCCACTCTTTCAAGAATAAAAAGCATTCGAGGGCCTTCTTGCTCAGTTAAAACTAATAACGGGATCAATCTACAGATTGTTATTAACGTTTACAAAATGCCTCTAGTCATTCTAGTGAAAGAAAACTTCCTTGTGGTGTCTAAGGAATCTCTTGGTAATAATAGACTGGAAAAATACCCCATCGAAGTTAATAATTCAATATATGAGGTTCCATGGAATCGAATAAGTACATTCTGTCTTAAGACATATGTTTGGATTTTTTGGATTCTACAGACCAGAGAGGAGGGTGAATTTTGTATTCCTTGGATGGCTTTTCCTCTTTCTTGATTTCGCCATCCTTTTTCTTGATCTCATCGTCTTCTAAAATGTCCTTAGAAAATGCATCAGGATTTGCTTTGATACAATTCTGCAGAGCCACAAATGGATGAACACAGTCTGAGCCCTACAAGGAAAGTAGCAAACAAATTAAGAGGCTGCAAGACAAGATAGACATAGagacaaaagggaaaaaaagaaaaacctatGACCCTCATATATTAATGGCAAAACAGTGAGAGAGACTACATTACTATATCCTATATTAGGGATTGTGTGTTTTCTTATCCTATTAAGCATTAACAGTGTGGAAGTCGACTACAATACTTTCTTCTTGTTGAATGACTAAAAGAAAGGACGGCAATATGAAGATCATATCTCCCAGACACTGATCTAACCTAAGTGCATTTCTCAACCCAAACAATTAGAACCTTGGAAATGCAGGTTGGAAGGTTTTCAAATAATAACTGCTAAAAATGTGCTCTATAATGACTACTGGACTAAAAGTTAAGAACACAGAGAGACTACATTACAGGGCCCAATTTCCTGCTAAAATTTTAGCCTGGTGTAGTTAACAATCGagtaaattttgatttgcaaTAGAGGTTATATTATCTGCTGGCAGCATAAGATGAGGCAAGCCACTGACAATTGCACCAGTATAAACATGTGGTGGTGTATGAGTGCGAGCATAAATGTTCATATCAGCACCATGCAAGCTAGAACATGAGAAAAGCAAAGGAGACGAGATTTCttggaaaaaataattttacagTGATCATCAGGTATTCCTTTCTCAAGATTAAATCTTTGAGTACCCAAGTAAATATTATGATTTAGAGGTTTTGATAAGATTGATTTCATCTCATTTTCAAGTTGGTTCTTCATTTCCCAAGCACAAGTAATGTGGTCAAAATTTTGGCTTTAGGTACTTGCAGTCTCTCACCAATATTCAAGCATCACAAGTCCTTGAGAAACACAAAACAAGAGTGCAAGGACGGGCTCTATGCAGACACAGACAACATAACAGGGATTATTTCTTAGGCAATTGCAGCTAATTCCATCCATCTATCTCCTCCTATAACAGGGGAGGAAGAAGGGAATGTGCGTATTTTCTTGAGCAATTGTGGCCGATTATCCGGCCCTTGATCTCCATCTATATCAGATTTGGTTTCACATAAGCTATGATAATTTAAAGACATATAAAAGGTGGTATAACCTAAAAGAGCCGCAACCATATGAACATTGCACAAACATTTGTTTCTGGCCCTAAACGATTTAAAAAGACATTTCTTCTTACACTTGAATGATAATGCTTGGCGCAGCAATTTGCTAGTGTTAATCCAactttaaaaaatgtatttcaGGTGGTTTTTCAGTAACTCAAATTGCATACTGAATCAGTAGAAggcagaaaatgaaaaaaaggaaaaaaaaatatgattgtAGGTTTTGGTGATTACCTTCTCTGGAGCAGTGCTCTTGAGGAAACAGAGGAAGGCATTAGAGAACTGGAAGCCACAAGGACCTGTCCTCAAATGAGCAATGCAAGGGCATTCCAGTGCTCTCTGAGCTTTTTCCTCCACTGACTTCACATTTGAGGCCACATTAATTTCAGTCAGTCCCAAGTTTGAACcacaatatattaaaaaaactCAAAACAGAAAATTGAATCAGTAGTTTTAATTAGTAATAGTTGGAAACTGAATCCATCCTACCAAATTCTCATCTTCATCGCCAAATGCTGCAGCTTCTgcactaaaaaaagaaaagttattAACTTTTGAGCAGGGTTTCGGGTTTAAGGCTCGTCTACTCAGTCCAATATTAGGTCAAATTACAAGAAGTAATAatcagaaaaaagaaaggatggAGGAGTATTGGACCAGCAATTAAAGAATCAACAGATGAATTCTGATCATTGGTGGCGGCGCCGGCAGGATGAGCTGAAGAAGGGTTCTTTTCATCCACTGGACCTACTGGTTGGCTCTGTACTTGTCCCATATCTCATCAAAATTGGAAGCCACAgagatgaagaaaaaaaaggggaaaaggcagcagcagcagcagccaaACACATTggtttggacttgaattttgAAGTTGGAGTTGGAGTGGGGTGTTACTGCAACCCATGTAAAGttgtggagtgatttgcaattgaTCGTTATTGTGCCATCAAAATTGCTATTTAATTCATTGAATTGAACCTAACTTTTATATGACTATATTTACAATTACGCCATTTTGATGCTAAGTATTTGAAGAGACGTTCATAATATCAATTAAAAGAAATCTCAAGTGCTGGTACAGTAAAACCTCTATACAATAATAACCTAGGATGATACAGATTCTATTAATTCAAAaagttattaatttatgaaGTGTACTTATAATTTAGAGAAATACACATTTAAGTAactaaagttttattttattttataaaaatgtgaattattatATTAATAAAATGTGGCTAAAAATTTAAGGAATACATACCAATGCATATTTACTTGATTTGCAAGTATAATTTAATGAGTAAATCTTAtgtacactgacagtgtatacactatcatccatttgattcatgacatgtgtgcaaaaattgaattttaaattcaaatttggcATAGTTGTCATTTATCAaatgctgatagtgtatactctgtcagtgtagaaaagattaatcctaatTTAATTCTATTAATGTCTTCAATAGATGTATAACTGATATCATTTTTCTATTATcaagagataaaaaaaaaaaatcttacgAATACTAAATGATAGATGTCCACTCCCATTTTATTAAATGCATACAATGAATTAGATTAGTAATATTATGCATATAAGTGATAAGGAAGTCTTCTCATAATAAACAAACACAAAATGTTCTTACATCTCATTGTTAAACTATGACTTTCGATCTAAAAGGTGTTCATAAATCAACCATGACTGATCAAATATGTAAAACATTATGTGAGTATAGTACAGAACATCCCTGTGCACTCAAAAATAGTTGCAgcaatggaagcttgaaaaaataaagaatattagactaatatttttgaaaaatatgatatataattttagtgaattattaatttatgatatgAATGGGACCAAAGGGTTATGTGAAGTATTGGTATGAATGGGACCAAAGGGTTATGTgaagcattcaaaaaaattattatcttttatttttatatttatgtagATTTTTTATTATCTTATTATATTAGTAAAATTATTAATTGAGCTTGTTAGCTTAAGTTACCaggaaaaaattattatttaatagaAGTTATTAATTTATTGAGCATTAATTTATAGAGGTTTCACCATACTTGTATTAACTACAATgattttcaaacaaaaatagaatagtattttctcttttttaataagaaaaacTGCAATGATTCCTCATActtgaattttgtaattttttagtcccttacttttaaaataATTCATTATAATCCTTTATGTATAAGGTATCATACTTTTTGACATTTACTTTAACAATGTGTTTTTTGCCCCTTCACATATTCAAAATAAACCATTTCATCCCTATTCTCATTTCTAGCTACATTTTCACCTTTAATTCtaattttgaactaaattgaacAAAAGCTCCCAAAAACAAACATTCTTAAGGTATCTAAATTCATTCTCTGAATTCTAGAATATTATTATAATTGAAACCTTCCAAGTTCAACtagttttgttttaaatttttatttttaaaattttcaaactagGTAAAGTTTCAATCTCAAATTTAGTGTttataatttttgtttgaaGTCCTTTCAGGTCAAATTGAAATATATTCTTTGTAATAATGTATTATAATTAGATTTCAGAGTTTTGtaaattattttctattttttaatatGTAAAAATTCTTGTCTAAAACATGTACATTAGTTAGCTCaggaaaatttttgttttcattttcactCTTGGCAAAGTTTCGCTTAGCTATAAAGTGATTTCTTTAAAAGATCGACTTTAAACTTTGTTTCTCAAAAATCAAGATAATCTACAAATTAGCAAAGAGCTACTCTAACATACCCGCATCTTATCTGACACAAATCTTTTGGTCACAATATTTTTGTGGGCAATAACTTAATCTTCCGAACTAAGCTAACATCTTCCAAGTTTCTTGTCTGAACCTCCTTACATTTGAATTAaataaatggaagcttgaaaatacTCCTCAATCCATTGAGCACAAGTTTTGATGTCCGCATCATTTCCTTCCTCTagaaaaggatttgtcctcaaatccaAGATGATACCTGTAGCAAAGGTCTTCAAATCAATGCCATCAAGtcgttccacaatttgcaataGTGTAGACTCCTTAGGCAGCAACTTTGGTTGAACACTTACTAGAATCACATCTCCACTTCTTTGCAaatcaaccaccaaatccatTTGATTTGtaggtgtcgcgccccatttttaataaaataaataaatggtttaaaaagtgaatttttatttgaaaaatgaattttgatttacaaagaaaaagaagaaaaatatgggtctaaatgggacttcgaaaatgcgacgattttacccaaaatatagtttaaaaagggtttttgaaataaaaatcggagttgccacttggtatagagttaaggtgtaccaagtcacctaaaatgaattttttaaaggaaaaggtagaaagaaaccccttttaaacgactcctagtctacgtaaaccaacgaaaaaggttcaggagtcacatttgacgaaggggaaggcaagaataaaaattcaaggcaccccttagacctagccaaggctagttgcgtgatatagtcaaagattttcttgttttaaccttaAGATtcatcacatttggatgtactatatgaatgcataccctagacctaggagggcatcggggggcaaaatttctatTCAAatcttgaatggtgccaatcacattaattgtgatgcccaataatgactctttggagaggtaacgaataatgcaaaaatatgagactctaagaaaaggaaaaggataaaataattataaaaatatacatgtcttaaaggaatgcatcatgtcgggtacgggggactaatgttcgtgacttaattttccctttgaaaaaatgggatatggacgagtttgactttctagccttagcacgctcgtattccctctattaaaagggaaaattaagtcacgaacattagtcccccgtacccgacatgatgcattcctttaagacatgtatatttttataattattttatccttttccttttcttagagtctcatatttttgcattattcgttacctctccaaagagtcattattgggcatcacaattaatgtgattggcaccattcaagatTTGAatagaaattttgccccccgatgccctcctaggtctagggtatgcattcatatagtacatccaaatgtgatgaATCTtaaggttaaaacaagaaaatctttgactatatcacgcaactagccttggctaggtctaaggggtgccttgaatttttattcttgccttccccttcgtcaaatgtgactcctgaacctttttcgttggtttacgtagactaggagtcgtttaaaaggggtttctttctaccttttcctttaaaaaattcattttaggtgacttggtacaccttaactctataccaagtggcaactccgatttttatttcaaaaaccctttttaaactatattttgggtaaaatcgtcgcattttcgaagtcccatttagacccatatttttcttctttttctttgtaaatcaaaattcatttttcaaataaaaattcactttttaaaccatttatttattttattaaaaatggggcgcgacacctaCAAATCAAatggatttggtggttgattTGCAAAGAAGTGGAGATGTGATTCTAGTAAGTGTTCAACCAAAGTTGCTGCCTAAGGAGTCTACACtattgcaaattgtggaacgaCTTGATGGCATTGATTTGAAGACCTTTGCTACAGGTATCATCTtggatttgaggacaaatccttttctAGAGGAAGGAAATGATGCGGACATCAAAACTTGTGCTCAATGGATTGAGGAgtattttcaagcttccatttattTAATTCAAATGTAAGGAGGTTCAGACAAGAAACTTGGAAGATGTTAGCTTAGTTCGGAAGATTAAGTTATTGCCCACAAAAATATTGTGACCAAAAGATTTGTGTCAGATAAGATGCGGGTATGTTAGAGTAGCTCTTTGCTAATTTGTAGATTATCTTGATTTTTGAGAAACAAAGTTTAAAGTCGATCTTTTAAAGAAATCACTTTATAGCTAAGCGAAACTTTGCCAAGagtgaaaatgaaaacaaaaattttcctGAGCTAACTAATGTACATGTTTTAGACAAGAATTTTTACatattaaaaaatagaaaataatttaCAAAACTCTGAAATCTAATTATAATACATTATTACAAAGAATATATTTCAATTTGACCTGAAAGGACttcaaacaaaaattataaACACTAAATTTGAGATTGAAACTTTACctagtttgaaaattttaaaaataaaaatttaaaacaaaactaGTTGAACTTGGAAGGTTTCAATTATAATAATATTCTAGAATTCAGAGAATGAATTTAGATACCTTAAGAATGTTTGTTTTTGGGAGCTTTTgttcaatttagttcaaaattaGAATTAAAGGTGAAAATGTAGCTAGAAATGAGAATAGGGATGAAATGGTTTATTTTGAATATGTGAAGGGGCAAAAAACACATTGTTAAAGTAAATGTCAAAAAGTATGATACCTTATACATAAAGGATTATAATGAATtattttaaaagtaagggactaaaaaattacaaaattcaagTATGAGGAATCATTGCAgtttttcttattaaaaaagagaaaatactattctatttttgtttgaaaatcATTGTAGTTAATACAAGTATGGTGAAACCTCTATAAATTAATGCTCGATAAATTAATAACTtctattaaataataattttttcccGGTAACTTAAGCTAACAAGCTCAATTAATAATTTTACTAATATAATAAGATAATAAAAAATctacataaatataaaaataaaagataataatttttttgaatgcttcACATAACCCTTTGGTCCCATTCATACCAATACTTCACATATCCCTTTGGTCCCATTcatatcataaattaataattcactaaaattatatatcatatttttcaaaaatattagtctaatattctttattttttcaaacttCCATTGCTGCAACTATTTTTGAGTGCACAGGGATGTTCTGTACTATACTCACATAATGTTTTACATATTTGATCAGTCATGGTTGATTTATGAACACCTTTTAGATCGAAAGTCATAGTTTAACAATGAGATGTAAGAACATTTTGTGTTTGTTTATTATGAGAAGACTTCCTTATCACTTATATGCATAATATTACTAATATAATTCATTGTATGCATTTAATAAAATGGGAGTGGACATCTATCATTTAGTATTcgtaagatttttttttatctcttgATAATAGAAAAATGATATCAGTTATACATATATTGAAGACATTAATAGAATTAAattaggattaatcttttctacactgacagtgtatacactatcagcatttgatgaatgacaactatgccaaatttgaatttaaaattcaatttttgcacacatgtcatgaatcaaatggtgatagtgtatacactgtcagtgtacaTAAGATTTACTCATTAAATTATACTTGCAAATCAAGTAAATATGCATTGGTATATATTCCTTAAATTTTTAGCCACATTTTATTAATataataattcacatttttataaaataaaataaaactttagtTAATTAAATGTGTATTTCTCTAAATTATAAGTACACttcataaattaataacttTTTGAATTAATAGAATCTGTATCATCCTAGGTTATTAATGTATAGAGGTTTTACTGTACCAGCACTTGAGATTTCTTTTAATTGATATTATGAACGTCTCTTCAAATACTTAGCATCAAAATGGCGTAATTGTAAATATAGTCatataaaaaaaatccaaaaattatGCCAAGTTAGGTTCAATTCAATGAATTAAATAGCAATTTTGATGGCACAATAACGAtcaattgcaaatcactccacaaCTTTACATGGGTTGCAGTAACACCCCACTCCAACTCCAACTTcaaaattcaagtccaaaccAATGTGTttggctgctgctgctgctgccttttccccttttttttcttcatctcTGTGGCTTCCAATTTTGATGAGATATGGGACAAGTACAGAGCCAACCAGTAGGTCCAGTGGATGAAAAGAACCCTTCTTCAGCTCATCCTGCCGGCGCCGCCACCAATGATCAGAATTCATCTGTTGATTCTTTAATTGCTGGTCCAATACTCCTccatcctttcttttttctgatTATTACTTCTTGTAATTTGACCTAATATTGGACTGAGTAGACGAGCCTTAAACCCGAAACCCTGCTCAAAAGTTaataacttttctttttttagtgcAGAAGCTGCAGCATTTGGCGATGAAGATGAGAATTTGGTAGGATGGATTCAGTTTCCAACTATTACTAATTAAAACTACTGATTCAATTTTCTGTTTTGagtttttttaatatattgtgGTTCAAACTTGGGACTGACTGAAATTAATGTGGCCTCAAATGTGAAGTCAGTGGAGGAAAAAGCTCAGAGAGCACTGGAATGCCCTTGCATTGCTCATTTGAGGACAGGTCCTTGTGGCTTCCAGTTCTCTAATGCCTTCCTCTGTTTCCTCAAGAGCACTGCTCCAGAGAAGGTAATCACCAAAACCTacaatcatatttttttttcctttttttcattttctgccTTCTACTGATTCAGTATGCAATTTGAGTTACTGAAAAACCACCtgaaatacattttttaaagtTGGATTAACACTAGCAAATTGCTGCGCCAAGCATTATCATTCAAGTGTAAGAAGAAATGTCTTTTTAAATCGTTTAGGGCCAGAAACAAATGTTTGTGCAATGTTCATATGGTTGCGGCTCTTTTAGGTTATACCACCTTTTATATGTCTTTAAATTATCATAGCTTATGTGAAACCAAATCTGATATAGATGGAGATCAAGGGCCGGATAATCGGCCACAATTGCTCAAGAAAATACGCACATTCCCTTCTTCCTCCCCTGTTATAGGAGGAGATAGATGGATGGAATTAGCTGCAATTGCCTAAGAAATAATCCCTGTTATGTTGTCTGTGTCTGCATAGAGCCCGTCCTTGCACTCTTGTTTTGTGTTTCTCAAGGACTTGTGATGCTTGAATATTGGTGAGAGACTGCAAGTACCTAAAGCCAAAATTTTGACCACATTACTTGTGCTTGGGAAATGAAGAACCAACTTGAAAATGAGATGAAATCAATCTT belongs to Coffea eugenioides isolate CCC68of unplaced genomic scaffold, Ceug_1.0 ScVebR1_2157;HRSCAF=3135, whole genome shotgun sequence and includes:
- the LOC113756291 gene encoding mitochondrial intermembrane space import and assembly protein 40 homolog, coding for MGQVQSQPVGPVDEKNPSSAHPAGAATNDQNSSVDSLIAEAAAFGDEDENLSVEEKAQRALECPCIAHLRTGPCGFQFSNAFLCFLKSTAPEKGSDCVHPFVALQNCIKANPDAFSKDILEDDEIKKKDGEIKKEEKPSKEYKIHPPLWSVESKKSKHMS
- the LOC113756292 gene encoding mitochondrial intermembrane space import and assembly protein 40 homolog, whose protein sequence is MGQVQSQPVGPVDEKNPSSAHPAGAATNDQNSSVDSLIAEAAAFGDEDENLSVEEKAQRALECPCIAHLRTGPCGFQFSNAFLCFLKSTAPEKGSDCVHPFVALQNCIKANPDAFSKDILEDDEIKKKDGEIKKEEKPSKEYKIHPPLWSVESKKSKHMS